tgcagggggtgggaggtgctgtccatgatggacatcatcctggtcagcatcctccgctctcccacttcctccacagagtccaaaggacagcccagaacagagctggccctcctgaccagcttattcagcctgttcctgtccctctccgtgctcccgcatccccaacaaagcactgcataaaacactgtagatgccaccacagtgtcgtagaaagtcctcagcagtgtcctgcacactccaaaggaccgtagactcctcagtaggtagaggcggctctggccccttttgtacagggcatctgtgtttgtggaccagtctagtttgttgttgaggtgaacacccaggtacttaaaattctccacgatttcaatgtctgtaccctggatgttcacctgagtggtctgttgaggattcctccgaaaatcgatgaccgtcaattgtccgtctccttgtgccctgcgatcggctggccaggGGGCTCCCcggcctctggcctggaatcggctgggataggctccagcacccccagtgacTTTGAtcagaatgactattgttattATCGGCGACatcgttttaaattaaaagattttcagatcgtggtgtcccttgagattttttcaatgcaaaaagtgtgccgcagctcaacaAAAGGTTAGGAAACACTGCCTTAGAACACTCCAAACTCCCCGGTCACTGAAATTTATTAGGTTGGATATATAACATTTATTTGCGCTCAATGAACCCAGCAATGACAGACACCCCCAATGTGCTCACAGTTTAAATGACATCAGCAGAAGAGTTCAGGAACTAGTGGAGAAGATTCACAACCGCCGCAAAAATAACTTGAAAGAAATAGAAAGCTTCCAGCAGGTTCTAGTCGACAAGGTAGTTGCTTCACCCCCTAATTATTGACAACAATAGCAAAGTTTACATATTTTGAAGTGGACCTAGAAAACTAATAAATGGCTCTCCGTTGTGGTTTAAATAGGTGACAGAAGTGTGCCAGCAAATGAAGCAAGACCTGTACAAAGCCTATGAAGAGAACAGCAGCGAGATGGAGGTCAAACTGCTAGAGCTGACAGACGTGCTGGAAATGTGCACCAAGCTACACATGAAGCTCCTCGAGGCCAGCCATGTTCTGGGCGGCCTCCGTGATGGCCTTGCCATCAGTGGAGCAGCAGAGCCGGTGACAGACTAGGTCGGATTTATATTCACAGAGCATTTGTGTCACTGTAAGTCCTTCTCTTTAAGAGTACATCAATTAGTGATTGTGTTATCGGCTTGGAGTAATAGTTCAGATTAGTCTTTAGGTCAGTGAGCACATTATAACATTGTTTTCCCCACTTGTATATCTTATGAAATTGAGAGTATTGAATAGACAATTGGTGCAAAAACTAACATTAAACCACATTGTGTAGGGGAGATCTTTTATTGGCACTTTTCACATGCAACATCTCAGCCAACCTCATTTAGGCCATTTACAGTTGTAATACaggacataaaaaaacacatttttcatgcTACAACCTTTTCATGTAACAGTCAAAATAATTAACAGTATTCAGGAGTTATAATTAGACTATTATAGAGTATATGTGACCTAGTACcaatgcagttgttttttgacaagTTGAAAGatgaatgtaaataaaaagtACTTTGAAAGGCACTGTACTCTGAGACTTTTTGGAATTAAAGCTCGCTGCTAGTCGCTACATTCGCAAATGCTCCATGCTAATAATCACAGAGACGTGGCTACACCCACAAATACCCTAAAAAAAAGCTAGCAGGCTGCACGCTACGGGACGTTCAACTCAGGAAAAAAAGGTTGGTGGGCTTTACATTTATGTGATTGAGAGACGGTGTAACAATAGCACTCTTCTGGTTAGACACTGTTCCCCAGACATAGAATTCACGTCAGTGAGATGCAGACCCTTCTTTCTTCCCAGAGAGATAGCCGTTGTTACCCTACTAATGGACACAAACGATCACCAGAACGCCTACCCAAGTGCCGTGCACATAATTGCAGGAGATTTTAACCAggcaaatctcaaaactgttcTGCCAACATTTTACCAGCATGTGAAATGTCCAATAAGAGAGGGTAAAACTGGATCTTGTTTACTCAAACATCAAAAGTGCATACAGAGCCATACCTTGCTCACAGTTGGGACAGTCAGATCGCGCCTCCTTGTtattgaccacttatctatctattactattttttgattatttatttatcattactagaTATTGATTATCCAggtgtttgtttgcttgtttgttgttgcgtccatagactcagcgagtggtgctcTCAGCAACTTGGTGcttaacgtctccaaaaccatggaactcatcctggacttcagacggcaCAAGGCCGCTCCACTCTGCTGAggtcacttggactacttagtatttattatttatctgttgttatttgtgcactatgtggcgaacgatttaaatctcattatacttgtataatgacaataaaagcactaAATTCTATTCAATCAATTCTTATTCTTTTTCATTGAGATTTGAAACCATCTGTATTTGGCCACATTACTagagttattattttttgtggcTTCACTGT
The Stigmatopora argus isolate UIUO_Sarg chromosome 7, RoL_Sarg_1.0, whole genome shotgun sequence DNA segment above includes these coding regions:
- the syce2 gene encoding synaptonemal complex central element protein 2 isoform X2, translated to MSPYISQESTLRSKAKPIGNCSLEVNITFYGTSMDFLVEGANTSHSSQHEGHHQDLRMFQVNDTETNSSRNDMEENSSLNDISRRVQELVEKIHNRRKNNLKEIESFQQVLVDKVTEVCQQMKQDLYKAYEENSSEMEVKLLELTDVLEMCTKLHMKLLEASHVLGGLRDGLAISGAAEPVTD
- the syce2 gene encoding synaptonemal complex central element protein 2 isoform X1, producing MLNLALVKFNAPPLTKPKIIIRKPIGNCSLEVNITFYGTSMDFLVEGANTSHSSQHEGHHQDLRMFQVNDTETNSSRNDMEENSSLNDISRRVQELVEKIHNRRKNNLKEIESFQQVLVDKVTEVCQQMKQDLYKAYEENSSEMEVKLLELTDVLEMCTKLHMKLLEASHVLGGLRDGLAISGAAEPVTD